In the genome of Shewanella glacialimarina, one region contains:
- a CDS encoding HI0074 family nucleotidyltransferase substrate-binding subunit, whose protein sequence is MSNPRKLLDSLGNFRKAVDKLEQALQIPKDRELVVEGTIQRFETVVELVWKTLKRGLKYEGIHPNSPRESMVEGFAIGWLNEEIVWQDLLDHRNKSSHEYLDDDFIEEYYDEIKVLFKPIKELLEFLENRYESLLN, encoded by the coding sequence ATGAGCAACCCAAGAAAGCTATTGGATAGCCTTGGTAATTTTCGTAAGGCGGTTGACAAGTTAGAACAAGCACTTCAAATCCCCAAAGATCGTGAACTTGTTGTTGAAGGGACAATTCAACGTTTCGAGACAGTCGTAGAATTGGTATGGAAGACGCTTAAACGTGGTTTGAAATATGAGGGGATTCATCCAAATAGTCCACGGGAAAGTATGGTTGAAGGTTTTGCAATAGGTTGGCTAAACGAAGAGATAGTTTGGCAAGATTTATTAGATCACCGTAATAAATCGTCTCATGAATATTTAGATGATGACTTTATTGAGGAGTACTACGATGAGATTAAAGTTCTTTTTAAGCCGATTAAAGAACTCCTTGAGTTTTTAGAAAATAGATACGAGAGCCTACTAAACTAA
- a CDS encoding helix-turn-helix domain-containing protein → MSMELMVKAMKAKVGNPLRKLVLLKLADNANDQGECWPSYNYIAEQCEMSRRSVMDHVKKLEKSGFLRREYRKGVKGNSSNVFHLDFDENTGLGGESAALPSESVALPPSESAALPSESAALPLVNLLHPEPVTLEPVNESLKDLVTTSKKSPFDFSSWPALPGKQVFKDWLAVRKQKKAKLTQTAINRLAPHLVKAVEAGCSVDAVFELCVSRCWIGFEFDWLVNAGLVARQAVKADWSHAVFDPEDPLI, encoded by the coding sequence ATGAGTATGGAATTAATGGTTAAGGCCATGAAGGCGAAAGTGGGTAATCCGCTGCGCAAGTTGGTGTTACTTAAACTGGCTGATAATGCAAACGACCAAGGCGAGTGTTGGCCTAGTTATAATTACATTGCTGAGCAGTGTGAAATGAGCCGTCGTAGCGTGATGGACCATGTGAAAAAACTCGAAAAGTCGGGCTTTTTACGTCGTGAATATCGCAAGGGTGTTAAGGGTAATTCGTCTAATGTTTTTCATCTGGATTTTGATGAAAACACAGGTTTAGGTGGTGAATCTGCTGCACTACCTAGTGAATCTGTCGCACTACCCCCTAGTGAATCTGCTGCACTACCTAGTGAATCTGCTGCACTACCCCTAGTGAATCTCCTGCACCCAGAACCAGTCACTTTAGAACCAGTCAATGAATCTTTAAAAGATTTAGTCACCACATCAAAAAAATCACCTTTTGATTTTTCAAGTTGGCCAGCTTTGCCAGGCAAACAAGTTTTTAAAGATTGGTTAGCCGTGCGTAAGCAGAAAAAAGCCAAGTTAACCCAAACTGCGATAAATCGCCTGGCACCGCATTTGGTGAAAGCGGTTGAGGCGGGTTGTTCGGTTGATGCGGTTTTTGAGTTGTGCGTGTCACGTTGCTGGATTGGTTTTGAATTTGATTGGTTGGTTAACGCTGGCTTGGTTGCTAGGCAAGCGGTTAAGGCTGATTGGTCACACGCTGTTTTTGACCCTGAGGATCCCTTGATATGA
- a CDS encoding HEPN domain-containing protein, whose translation MDDFFKTKVGFTVGLLAAVFAIKPLVDVSGDLGFEFFALNLTIKHAYFFLTACLGLAVYFISLQFASSKHLKLFDTLSNICYSIALATPPIFLLFWALTATASLIGSLLTQIPPSVLSVTAAFLSGFFGKKLIKLLSQTIKNKFNEEEIAKEKDEDLELLARAEKAFSVGIYDMAVNESARVVEALLRRALNYAHVPFSNHHTFMELVQLAGDTNILSLKEIELLHLIRKTRNKAMHEGETTKETAEHIMNISSLFVSKMVRVFNESKPM comes from the coding sequence ATGGATGATTTTTTCAAAACAAAAGTTGGTTTTACAGTTGGGCTTTTGGCTGCAGTATTTGCAATCAAACCTCTTGTAGATGTATCTGGGGATTTAGGGTTTGAATTTTTTGCACTCAATCTTACGATCAAACACGCATACTTTTTCTTGACCGCTTGCTTGGGTTTAGCTGTTTACTTCATTTCATTGCAATTTGCTTCATCTAAACATTTGAAGTTATTCGATACACTTAGTAATATTTGTTATTCGATAGCCTTAGCAACTCCACCAATTTTCCTACTTTTTTGGGCATTGACAGCAACAGCATCTTTAATTGGTAGTCTATTAACGCAGATACCCCCTAGCGTTTTATCTGTTACTGCGGCGTTTCTTTCAGGTTTTTTTGGCAAGAAACTCATTAAACTCTTATCTCAAACCATTAAGAATAAATTTAATGAAGAAGAAATAGCAAAAGAGAAAGATGAAGATTTAGAGTTACTAGCTAGGGCTGAAAAAGCGTTTTCGGTTGGTATTTATGATATGGCTGTAAATGAATCAGCACGCGTTGTAGAGGCGTTATTGCGAAGGGCTTTAAACTATGCGCATGTTCCTTTTTCCAATCATCATACTTTTATGGAGCTCGTTCAACTAGCCGGAGATACGAATATTCTGTCATTAAAGGAAATTGAGTTACTTCATTTGATAAGAAAGACAAGAAATAAAGCAATGCATGAAGGGGAAACTACAAAGGAGACTGCAGAACACATAATGAACATTTCAAGTTTGTTTGTTTCAAAAATGGTACGTGTGTTTAATGAAAGTAAACCAATGTAA
- a CDS encoding MBL fold metallo-hydrolase gives MKNKAITILFTLGLATIINSTNALAESAPTLHSEPQQVQFQHIRNATSKLAYGDTTFLIDPMLAKKDTYPGFAGTYRSEIRIPMIDLPMSAKAVIDNVDAVIVTHTHLDHWDDTAQSVIPKTMPLFVQNEEDANTIRAQGFKDVRVLGIKTQFNGIRLTKTGGQHGTDEMYAIPELAKLLGEAMGVVLQADNYSTVYFVGDTIWRNEVENVLNEFKPEVVVLNTGDARLDGLEGSIIMGEQDTLRTIKHAPQAKIVAVHMDTVNHAALTRKELREFVQEEGIEKQVLIPEDGESLKL, from the coding sequence ATGAAAAACAAAGCTATCACCATCCTATTTACCTTAGGGCTTGCAACCATCATAAATAGCACCAATGCATTAGCTGAATCGGCTCCAACGCTGCATTCAGAACCACAGCAGGTTCAGTTTCAGCATATTCGAAATGCAACATCTAAACTCGCTTATGGTGACACAACATTTTTAATCGATCCTATGCTGGCAAAGAAAGATACCTATCCTGGTTTTGCCGGTACTTATCGTAGTGAAATACGTATACCAATGATCGATTTACCCATGTCAGCTAAAGCTGTAATTGACAATGTAGACGCTGTTATTGTCACTCACACACATCTTGATCATTGGGATGATACAGCACAAAGTGTAATTCCTAAAACGATGCCTTTATTTGTTCAAAATGAAGAGGATGCAAATACTATTCGCGCTCAAGGCTTTAAAGATGTGCGTGTGTTAGGCATTAAAACTCAGTTCAATGGTATTCGTTTAACCAAAACAGGTGGGCAGCATGGCACGGATGAAATGTATGCAATCCCAGAGTTAGCTAAATTGTTAGGAGAAGCTATGGGGGTGGTGTTACAAGCAGATAATTACAGTACTGTATATTTTGTCGGTGATACCATTTGGCGTAATGAAGTGGAAAATGTTCTAAATGAATTTAAGCCTGAAGTAGTTGTTCTTAACACGGGTGATGCTCGTTTAGACGGCCTTGAAGGTTCTATTATCATGGGCGAACAGGACACACTTCGAACTATTAAGCATGCACCTCAAGCTAAAATTGTTGCTGTACACATGGATACGGTCAATCACGCAGCATTGACTCGTAAAGAGCTCAGGGAGTTCGTGCAAGAAGAAGGCATTGAAAAACAAGTATTAATTCCTGAAGATGGTGAATCGTTGAAGTTATAA
- a CDS encoding toxin YdaT family protein has protein sequence MKQVSRLNLLMKAINAWLELPKVSRSVLATAVVQAVDDLKLATVLAKEGITFTYSDDIYNDARVNAQKIFRWLGQYEGQHAVPERLFHVEQAILAAMPVELRIRYLNDVYNMVGVTVVVDHVSDGLSLSTNDLAATLTKENCEAQIAVIRLGIEPTRHEIEQAYRELRESRGTTQAAMDVFERSYPYLSNKSLKSVG, from the coding sequence ATGAAACAAGTATCACGATTAAATTTATTGATGAAAGCCATTAATGCCTGGCTTGAGTTGCCAAAAGTCAGCCGTTCGGTGTTGGCCACTGCGGTAGTGCAGGCGGTTGATGACTTAAAGCTGGCGACGGTATTGGCTAAAGAAGGAATTACGTTTACCTACTCGGATGATATTTACAACGATGCCCGAGTAAATGCGCAAAAGATTTTCCGCTGGCTTGGGCAGTACGAAGGGCAGCATGCGGTGCCAGAACGCTTGTTTCATGTTGAACAGGCGATATTGGCCGCGATGCCTGTTGAGTTACGCATTCGTTATTTGAACGATGTTTATAACATGGTCGGTGTGACAGTGGTGGTTGATCACGTTAGTGATGGGTTGTCGTTAAGCACTAATGATTTGGCTGCAACGCTAACAAAGGAAAATTGTGAGGCGCAAATAGCGGTAATTCGATTGGGTATTGAACCTACGCGCCATGAAATTGAGCAAGCTTACCGCGAATTACGAGAGTCGCGCGGGACTACGCAGGCGGCTATGGATGTTTTTGAGCGTAGTTACCCTTATTTGTCGAACAAATCACTTAAGTCAGTTGGTTAG
- a CDS encoding replication protein P, whose amino-acid sequence MKSIQSVINSTQVGMPNAGRANKQPSAMDMAIVDSVFNKLRVLFPVGAPKVEDEAAHKSEWLKTLALQGVRTKEQVQMGLNRARREQGDRQFWPTPRQFALWCMPTACDFGLPDLDSAFREAKKHYHSPMKHKWSHDVVRLAVRECGSWLFATGIEKDVLIMFTRQYQIMCRKYGKGELVDVELPKALSTRATRRIEPAEGKAFVASFRRQLGLRSANDE is encoded by the coding sequence ATGAAATCGATTCAGTCAGTGATTAATTCAACTCAGGTGGGAATGCCAAACGCTGGCCGCGCTAACAAGCAGCCATCGGCTATGGATATGGCGATTGTTGACAGTGTGTTTAATAAACTTCGTGTGTTGTTTCCGGTTGGCGCGCCAAAGGTTGAGGATGAAGCAGCCCACAAAAGTGAGTGGCTTAAAACGTTGGCTTTGCAGGGAGTTAGAACCAAAGAACAAGTGCAAATGGGGTTGAACAGGGCTAGACGTGAGCAGGGTGACCGCCAGTTTTGGCCAACGCCACGCCAGTTTGCGTTGTGGTGTATGCCTACAGCTTGTGATTTTGGTTTGCCTGATTTGGATTCGGCGTTTCGTGAGGCTAAAAAACATTATCACAGCCCGATGAAACACAAGTGGAGCCATGATGTTGTTAGGTTGGCGGTGCGTGAGTGTGGCTCGTGGTTGTTTGCGACGGGCATTGAAAAAGATGTGTTGATCATGTTTACCCGCCAGTACCAGATTATGTGTCGTAAGTACGGCAAAGGTGAGTTGGTTGACGTTGAGTTGCCTAAGGCGTTATCGACCCGTGCGACACGGCGCATTGAACCTGCTGAGGGCAAGGCCTTTGTTGCAAGTTTTAGACGTCAACTTGGTTTAAGGAGTGCTAACGATGAATAA
- a CDS encoding lysozyme: protein MNIKTRLLALGLSGVLLTGGVLVATGEGEVLHTYVDPAGIETACFGQTGHNIKLGMVFTNQQCLDMLATSLKSFDRELVKLTPPLSEGEHIAYLSFIYNIGAEAFGASTLRKKLWAGDRVGACNELLRWVYAKKKKLPGLVKRRSNERRYCLRDL, encoded by the coding sequence ATGAATATTAAAACTAGGCTTTTGGCGCTGGGGTTATCTGGCGTTTTGCTTACTGGCGGTGTGTTAGTTGCCACGGGTGAAGGTGAAGTATTACACACCTATGTTGACCCAGCGGGTATAGAAACGGCTTGCTTTGGCCAAACAGGCCACAACATAAAGCTTGGCATGGTGTTCACTAACCAGCAGTGTTTAGACATGCTGGCTACTAGCCTTAAAAGCTTTGACCGTGAACTTGTAAAGTTGACCCCGCCATTAAGCGAGGGTGAACATATTGCTTACCTGAGTTTTATTTACAACATTGGGGCCGAGGCTTTTGGGGCTTCTACGCTGCGTAAAAAGTTGTGGGCGGGTGATCGCGTTGGCGCATGTAACGAGTTGCTAAGGTGGGTTTATGCCAAAAAGAAAAAGTTACCTGGCTTAGTTAAACGCCGCTCAAATGAGCGGCGTTATTGTTTGAGGGACTTGTAA
- a CDS encoding Rha family transcriptional regulator, translated as MNLQQSKNYPAQLVFINGQQTITNSLIVADYFGKQHKDVLRKIDRILVDAPSEFTSAHFCANVQNQQVGTSQRDLKCYHLTKDGFMFLVMGFTGAKAAELKINFINAFNEAQKRLSRTTHPFERQRMMFTWEGGKIVSSQPINDDQFVTSRDKLVQYMREPRFLSLEQLLEISEAANQQIATLARLAEKQARLR; from the coding sequence ATGAATTTACAACAGTCTAAAAACTACCCTGCACAATTGGTCTTTATTAACGGCCAACAAACCATTACCAATTCACTGATCGTCGCCGATTATTTTGGCAAACAACATAAAGATGTATTACGCAAAATTGACCGTATTCTAGTCGATGCCCCAAGTGAATTTACGTCAGCGCATTTTTGCGCTAACGTGCAAAATCAACAGGTTGGCACCAGTCAACGTGATTTAAAGTGTTACCACCTGACCAAAGACGGTTTCATGTTTTTAGTGATGGGCTTTACCGGTGCCAAAGCTGCCGAACTTAAGATCAACTTCATTAATGCTTTTAACGAAGCCCAAAAGCGACTTAGCCGCACGACACACCCGTTTGAGCGTCAGCGCATGATGTTTACATGGGAAGGCGGCAAAATAGTCAGCTCGCAACCGATAAATGATGACCAGTTTGTCACCAGCCGCGATAAATTAGTGCAGTACATGCGCGAACCCCGCTTTTTATCTCTTGAGCAATTGCTAGAAATCAGTGAAGCCGCAAACCAACAAATTGCGACACTAGCAAGACTGGCAGAGAAACAAGCCCGTTTACGATAA
- a CDS encoding helix-turn-helix domain-containing protein yields the protein MALRGFDFLKTGRNIRGLTQTEVAEIYGVSERTYQRWERGDVRVPFDDVSAICAQVFKLGIDEISALISGEE from the coding sequence ATGGCATTACGCGGGTTTGATTTTTTGAAAACGGGCAGGAATATTCGCGGGCTAACCCAGACCGAAGTGGCCGAGATTTATGGGGTAAGCGAGCGGACTTATCAGCGTTGGGAACGGGGTGATGTGAGAGTGCCATTTGATGATGTTTCGGCAATATGCGCCCAGGTGTTTAAGTTAGGGATAGATGAAATAAGTGCGCTTATTAGTGGTGAAGAATAA
- a CDS encoding site-specific integrase: MVKAAKGVEVGKLNDAALKRWLSGGVIRDYRDPQFPEIRLRAATGRTRASVHLVLNENGKTVWQKVGTWPSMCIKTLCADLPVMLAKRNVGGMVTGQFDSVGSLLEWYQEHIANNTTYSKSWRSNIKSMIKCHLLPRLADVRLANVSFMTIDGYLVKPMLVEGFSPKYIREAVNKLKAVFAVASKLRLINANPLAGYRVTYSIKVGDVVDTRLFESDLAKLFTRLGAVVMPVQMLFVLMMMFGTRINETRLARWEHFAGDYWVIPASNAKNNQEHRVPMTDSAKALIEHYKRWQLKHVGKRAYLFPGSVGAISIRSAHDWHTQIRFKHFTSHDLRRLFRTIVADLGVDTMIGERLLNHALPVLLRKYVKSTLDKGMSQALDQYHQYLIYRGFSSVAPEILPRSSVEVGNGQTLTASGWL; encoded by the coding sequence ATGGTGAAGGCTGCGAAAGGGGTTGAGGTGGGCAAGTTAAACGATGCGGCGTTAAAACGTTGGTTAAGCGGTGGTGTTATACGTGATTATCGTGATCCTCAATTTCCTGAAATTCGTTTACGTGCAGCAACTGGCCGAACGCGGGCGAGTGTTCATTTGGTGTTGAATGAAAACGGTAAAACGGTTTGGCAAAAGGTGGGCACCTGGCCAAGCATGTGTATTAAAACCTTGTGTGCTGACTTACCGGTGATGTTGGCTAAACGTAATGTGGGCGGCATGGTGACGGGGCAGTTTGATTCGGTCGGCAGTTTGCTTGAGTGGTACCAGGAACACATTGCCAATAACACTACCTACAGCAAAAGTTGGCGCAGTAATATTAAGTCGATGATCAAGTGTCATTTGTTGCCGAGGTTGGCTGATGTTCGTTTAGCGAATGTGAGTTTTATGACGATTGACGGCTATTTGGTTAAGCCTATGTTGGTTGAGGGGTTTTCGCCTAAGTACATTCGTGAGGCAGTGAATAAGTTAAAAGCGGTGTTTGCTGTGGCGTCAAAGCTGCGATTGATTAATGCTAATCCGCTAGCCGGTTATCGGGTGACGTATTCAATTAAGGTGGGTGATGTGGTTGATACTCGGTTGTTTGAGTCTGATTTAGCTAAATTGTTTACTCGTTTAGGTGCAGTGGTGATGCCGGTGCAGATGTTGTTTGTGTTGATGATGATGTTTGGTACTCGCATTAACGAGACTCGATTAGCTAGATGGGAGCACTTTGCGGGTGATTATTGGGTGATACCTGCCAGCAATGCCAAGAATAACCAAGAGCATCGAGTGCCTATGACCGATTCAGCTAAGGCACTTATTGAGCATTATAAGCGTTGGCAGTTGAAGCATGTTGGCAAAAGGGCGTATTTGTTCCCTGGCAGTGTTGGCGCTATTTCAATTCGTTCTGCTCATGATTGGCATACCCAGATTAGGTTTAAGCATTTCACTAGCCATGATTTACGCCGTTTGTTTAGGACCATTGTTGCTGACTTAGGTGTCGATACGATGATTGGTGAACGATTGCTTAATCATGCCTTGCCTGTGCTGCTGCGTAAGTATGTTAAATCAACCCTAGATAAGGGCATGAGCCAAGCGTTAGACCAATACCATCAATATTTAATTTATCGTGGATTTTCTTCTGTTGCGCCCGAGATATTGCCTAGATCGTCAGTGGAAGTTGGGAACGGTCAAACCCTGACTGCAAGTGGCTGGCTGTGA
- a CDS encoding phage holin family protein: MSITTDLSAKLTSLLSYLASFFTAAGSYVNDMDIGVLVGVLCAVFTAFINWFYKDRQRQRATLKSERDARIQALQEQVLLKQLQHIEQERCSHVLDDIHKD; encoded by the coding sequence ATGAGCATAACGACTGACCTTAGCGCAAAACTCACCTCGTTATTGTCTTACCTTGCCTCGTTTTTTACCGCAGCTGGCAGTTATGTGAACGATATGGATATTGGGGTGTTAGTCGGCGTGTTGTGTGCTGTGTTTACCGCGTTTATTAACTGGTTTTATAAAGACCGCCAGCGCCAGCGTGCGACATTAAAAAGTGAGCGTGACGCCCGAATACAAGCGCTGCAAGAGCAAGTGTTGCTTAAACAGCTACAGCATATTGAACAAGAGCGATGTAGCCATGTGTTAGACGATATTCACAAGGACTAG
- a CDS encoding S24 family peptidase: MKTLGERSKERRKLTKLTQIQLSKKVGVSGVTISQWESGDTAPKGENLHKLARALKCTPDWLLFGKEIKPTSNAEWAGPMETWDSGTPLSDDEVEIPFYMEVELAAGHGIAEVSEYHGPKLRFAKSTLRKSSVDPTNAACVRVNGNSMEPVLPNGSTVGVDTSQTSVIDGKMYAINHDGMLRIKTLYKLPGGGLRLRSFNTDEWPDERCEGDDLKQIKIIGKVFWYSVLL; the protein is encoded by the coding sequence ATGAAAACACTCGGTGAACGCTCTAAAGAGCGAAGAAAACTAACAAAACTGACTCAGATCCAGCTAAGTAAAAAAGTTGGAGTATCAGGTGTGACCATTTCACAGTGGGAGTCTGGTGACACCGCACCCAAAGGTGAGAATCTTCATAAACTTGCAAGAGCACTTAAATGCACGCCTGATTGGCTATTGTTTGGCAAAGAAATCAAGCCAACCAGCAATGCTGAATGGGCTGGTCCAATGGAAACATGGGACAGTGGTACACCGCTAAGTGATGATGAAGTAGAGATACCATTTTATATGGAAGTAGAATTAGCCGCAGGACACGGTATTGCGGAAGTAAGTGAGTATCACGGGCCTAAATTACGGTTTGCGAAGTCAACACTACGAAAATCAAGTGTAGATCCAACTAATGCTGCTTGCGTGCGAGTGAATGGCAACAGCATGGAACCAGTGTTACCCAACGGTTCAACGGTCGGAGTAGACACATCACAAACCAGCGTAATCGACGGCAAAATGTACGCCATTAATCACGATGGTATGCTACGCATAAAAACATTATATAAGTTACCAGGTGGCGGATTGCGCTTACGCAGCTTTAATACAGACGAATGGCCAGACGAGCGCTGCGAAGGCGATGACCTTAAACAGATTAAGATCATCGGTAAAGTGTTTTGGTATTCCGTATTGCTTTAA
- a CDS encoding nucleotidyltransferase domain-containing protein codes for MRINLNQISPLPVEAIEFLDELSQRSSVEKLIIFGSRACGDYDKYSDIDLAVVASSFTKADWVMLRARAIHDVRVVFRISIVNFLSNPDCLQQRIYNDGEVIYEQPKKAIG; via the coding sequence TTGCGAATAAATTTAAATCAAATCAGCCCTCTTCCTGTAGAAGCTATCGAATTTCTAGATGAACTGAGTCAAAGAAGTTCAGTAGAAAAGCTAATTATATTTGGTTCTAGAGCTTGCGGTGATTATGACAAATATTCAGATATCGATTTAGCCGTAGTCGCCTCATCTTTTACTAAAGCTGATTGGGTCATGTTGCGCGCAAGAGCAATTCATGATGTTAGGGTTGTGTTCAGAATATCGATTGTTAACTTTTTAAGTAACCCAGACTGCTTGCAACAACGAATTTATAACGATGGAGAAGTCATATATGAGCAACCCAAGAAAGCTATTGGATAG
- a CDS encoding Cro/CI family transcriptional regulator gives MKKQIAVDHFKGKSNLAKALGISPASVSQWPDDVPELRAYQIERLTKGKLKADLPRLQQAS, from the coding sequence ATGAAAAAGCAAATAGCTGTAGATCATTTTAAGGGGAAGTCGAATCTTGCGAAAGCACTAGGCATCTCACCAGCATCAGTTTCGCAATGGCCAGATGACGTGCCAGAGCTTAGGGCTTATCAGATTGAGCGTTTGACAAAGGGTAAGTTGAAAGCTGATTTACCTCGGCTTCAGCAAGCAAGTTAA
- the lysC gene encoding Rz1-like lysis system protein LysC, whose product MLCSCSSQPIVKVVTQTKTVYVLPPPDWLVLCRNADFVGSTNIDLLKHSLTQTNALAMCNANMQRLQQWRQQYEHND is encoded by the coding sequence ATGCTTTGCAGCTGCTCAAGCCAGCCGATTGTAAAAGTGGTGACGCAGACCAAAACGGTTTATGTGTTACCGCCGCCAGATTGGTTGGTGCTGTGCCGCAACGCTGATTTTGTGGGTAGTACCAATATTGATTTACTTAAACACTCACTTACCCAAACTAATGCGCTAGCAATGTGTAATGCAAACATGCAGCGCCTACAACAATGGCGGCAACAATATGAGCATAACGACTGA
- a CDS encoding GlxA family transcriptional regulator, translating into MQVPTVALILYPHFSVFHVAVPQAVFSMQPDGKPIFDLKIVSIDGKPQHSDNCMTVQPDGGLELVELADIVVIPGWHDLESPPASNISEVLVRAHERGSTVVGLCYGAYALAYSGLLDEKEAATHWMAEDDFTVRFPNIKLNTNALYVESDRVVTSAGTAAALDCCLYIVRSFYGTKTANKVARILVVPPHREGGQAQFIAQPIPKSTQDAEVNRLLDYLRENLEKQYSIADLADQLFMSRRTFTRHFNNATGMSFGKWLVNARLQRSLELLESTRLPVEKVSEMVGFQTATSFRQHFNQRFQVSPSAWRKTFAGN; encoded by the coding sequence ATGCAAGTACCAACTGTCGCTTTGATTCTCTACCCTCATTTCAGCGTGTTTCATGTCGCTGTGCCTCAAGCCGTTTTTTCGATGCAGCCAGATGGCAAACCCATTTTTGACTTAAAGATCGTGTCAATTGATGGTAAGCCACAACACTCTGACAATTGTATGACAGTTCAGCCTGATGGTGGATTAGAACTCGTTGAGTTGGCAGATATAGTCGTCATTCCAGGGTGGCATGACCTAGAAAGTCCGCCTGCTTCCAATATTTCTGAAGTATTGGTTAGAGCTCATGAAAGAGGATCTACGGTCGTGGGGCTTTGCTATGGTGCTTACGCATTAGCCTACTCAGGGCTATTAGATGAAAAAGAAGCGGCAACTCATTGGATGGCAGAGGACGATTTTACTGTTCGTTTTCCAAATATAAAGCTAAATACGAACGCACTTTATGTTGAAAGCGACCGTGTAGTCACTTCCGCAGGTACTGCAGCCGCTTTAGACTGTTGCTTGTATATTGTGAGGTCTTTTTATGGGACAAAAACAGCGAATAAAGTTGCGCGCATCTTAGTTGTACCGCCACACAGAGAAGGCGGCCAGGCACAATTTATTGCACAACCCATCCCAAAATCAACTCAAGATGCAGAGGTCAATCGGTTACTGGATTATTTACGTGAAAACCTCGAAAAACAATATTCCATCGCTGATTTAGCAGACCAATTATTTATGAGTCGCCGTACCTTTACTCGGCATTTCAACAACGCTACCGGTATGTCATTTGGAAAATGGCTTGTGAATGCTCGTCTGCAACGTAGCCTTGAGCTTCTTGAAAGTACACGACTTCCTGTAGAAAAAGTGTCTGAAATGGTTGGTTTTCAGACTGCAACGTCATTTAGGCAACATTTTAATCAACGTTTTCAAGTTAGCCCAAGTGCTTGGCGTAAAACGTTTGCGGGAAACTAA